A genomic window from Streptomyces sp. HUAS YS2 includes:
- a CDS encoding TetR/AcrR family transcriptional regulator, with amino-acid sequence MARPSTRLITRERIMTTALRLVDEHGPEALSVSRVAAELGVKGPSLYNHISGRGELVEGLRELLTARIGTGHAELRPWTVAAERWARAYRTVFAAHPRVVPLLTAQPIGSAATLDAYERAYAVLREAGWPDSEVPAVVRSIEYFVVGSALDLITLDPEQAELGFEIGLTSLIRGLEERLAGHVDADD; translated from the coding sequence GTGGCACGCCCCAGTACGCGACTGATCACCCGCGAGCGCATCATGACCACGGCGCTCCGGCTCGTCGACGAGCACGGCCCGGAGGCCCTCTCCGTCAGCCGCGTCGCGGCGGAACTCGGCGTGAAGGGACCCTCCCTCTACAACCACATCTCGGGACGTGGCGAACTGGTAGAAGGACTGCGGGAGTTGCTCACCGCCCGGATCGGCACGGGCCACGCCGAACTGCGGCCGTGGACGGTCGCGGCGGAGCGCTGGGCGCGCGCCTACCGCACGGTGTTCGCCGCCCATCCCCGCGTGGTGCCGCTGCTCACGGCCCAGCCGATCGGCTCGGCCGCGACGCTGGACGCGTACGAGCGCGCCTACGCCGTCCTGCGCGAGGCGGGCTGGCCGGATTCCGAAGTCCCGGCCGTCGTCCGGTCGATCGAGTACTTTGTGGTCGGTTCGGCGCTCGACCTGATCACCCTCGATCCCGAACAGGCGGAACTGGGCTTCGAGATCGGGCTGACCTCGTTGATCCGTGGTCTGGAGGAACGCCTCGCCGGGCACGTGGACGCCGACGACTGA
- a CDS encoding amidase, with product MRYEEYRRFDAVGLAELVARREVSAQELLDVAVERAEAVNGRLNAIVRPLHELAREQAGGELGGPFAGVPFLIKDLLQDYAGVPTGSGSRAARRHIPARHSEAVRRWLDAGLVVFGKTNTPEFGLKSITEPEVDGPTRNPWHLDHTPGGSSGGSAAAVAAGIVPVAGGNDGGGSIRIPAACCHLFGLKPGRGVVPAGPAYAEYEQGLATDGVLSRTVRDTAAMLDVLTTGDDLGGPYLAARPEASYAELAQRPPGRLRVGFTTRSPIGTPVAPEAVAAVEDMVALLTKLGHDVEPAEPEVDGEALTLDFLTAWYAGTAATVGELRRTAGARAKDFETDTLLLAAVGRSMRAPEYHLANHRRNEHSRALTAFHERYDLLLTPTLAEPPVRIGALDTPAFVKAAGQVVMRLGLVGQLARTGLWKQVILTNLATVPFTQLANMTGRPAMSVPGYRTPQGLPLGVQFVAPLGGEARLLSLATQLETERPWAQEEPPLQP from the coding sequence ATGCGTTACGAGGAGTACCGGCGCTTCGACGCGGTGGGGCTCGCCGAACTGGTCGCCCGGCGCGAGGTGTCGGCCCAGGAGCTGCTCGACGTCGCGGTGGAGCGCGCGGAGGCAGTGAACGGACGTCTCAACGCCATCGTGCGGCCCCTGCACGAACTCGCCCGCGAGCAGGCGGGCGGCGAACTCGGCGGCCCGTTCGCCGGTGTCCCGTTCCTGATCAAGGACCTGCTCCAGGACTACGCCGGCGTGCCCACCGGCAGCGGATCGCGCGCCGCCCGCCGCCACATACCCGCCCGGCACAGCGAGGCCGTACGGCGCTGGCTGGACGCCGGCCTGGTCGTCTTCGGCAAGACCAACACCCCCGAGTTCGGGCTCAAGTCGATCACCGAGCCCGAGGTCGACGGCCCCACCCGCAACCCGTGGCACCTCGACCACACCCCCGGCGGCTCGTCCGGCGGCTCCGCCGCCGCCGTGGCGGCCGGGATCGTCCCGGTGGCGGGCGGCAACGACGGCGGCGGTTCGATCCGCATCCCCGCGGCGTGCTGCCACCTGTTCGGGCTCAAGCCGGGGCGCGGCGTCGTGCCCGCCGGCCCGGCGTACGCCGAGTACGAACAGGGCCTGGCCACCGACGGCGTGCTCTCGCGCACCGTCCGGGACACCGCCGCGATGCTCGACGTACTCACCACCGGCGACGACCTCGGCGGCCCCTACCTCGCCGCCCGCCCCGAGGCCTCGTACGCGGAACTGGCCCAGCGGCCGCCCGGCCGGCTCCGCGTCGGATTCACCACCCGCTCGCCCATCGGCACACCGGTGGCGCCCGAGGCCGTGGCCGCCGTAGAGGACATGGTCGCGCTCCTGACCAAGCTCGGCCACGACGTCGAACCGGCGGAGCCGGAGGTGGACGGCGAGGCGCTCACGCTCGACTTCCTCACCGCGTGGTACGCCGGCACGGCCGCCACCGTCGGCGAGTTGCGCCGGACGGCGGGCGCACGGGCCAAGGACTTCGAGACCGACACCCTGCTGCTCGCCGCCGTCGGCCGTTCGATGCGGGCGCCGGAGTACCACCTGGCCAACCACCGGCGCAACGAGCACTCCCGCGCGTTGACCGCCTTCCACGAGCGCTACGACCTGCTCCTCACCCCCACGCTCGCCGAACCGCCGGTCCGCATCGGCGCCCTCGACACGCCCGCCTTCGTGAAGGCGGCGGGCCAGGTGGTGATGAGGCTCGGGCTCGTCGGGCAGCTCGCGAGGACCGGCCTGTGGAAGCAGGTCATCCTCACCAACCTCGCCACGGTCCCGTTCACCCAGCTCGCCAACATGACCGGCCGCCCCGCCATGTCCGTCCCCGGCTACCGCACCCCTCAGGGCCTGCCCCTGGGCGTCCAGTTCGTCGCGCCGCTCGGCGGCGAGGCCCGCCTCCTCTCCCTCGCCACCCAACTGGAGACGGAACGCCCCTGGGCTCAGGAGGAGCCCCCGCTCCAGCCATGA
- a CDS encoding isoamylase early set domain-containing protein, whose product MLERKQRKNRTEITFVLPADTPPGPVSVVGDFNGWDPHAHPLRTREDETRAVTVALPRKSSHAFRYLAAGDYWFNEESADGQDGQNSRVNT is encoded by the coding sequence ATGCTCGAACGCAAGCAGCGCAAGAACCGGACCGAGATCACCTTCGTCCTGCCCGCCGACACCCCGCCCGGCCCCGTCAGCGTCGTCGGCGACTTCAACGGCTGGGACCCGCACGCCCACCCGCTGCGCACGCGGGAGGACGAGACCCGCGCCGTGACGGTCGCGCTGCCGCGCAAGAGCAGCCACGCCTTCCGCTACCTCGCGGCCGGCGACTACTGGTTCAACGAGGAGTCCGCGGACGGACAGGACGGCCAGAACAGCCGCGTGAACACCTGA
- a CDS encoding beta-glucanase, giving the protein MSSWPPADEPVFTADFASPEQWVAGRSWAYPDGGPVNPGDDKLDHLVADPTYSRAGTFRATRRGDGLWDTGLLTTEGSAEGFEVRAGDVLEARVRLPEETGAWPAIWTWRDGGQEVDVFEYHPDNPDLLELSNRVRGGYHYHRAPGIRPGGWVRLRVKLGARSVVWWVDDVEVFSDGRGVGRSWHAYLIVNLSVCAGRYHPVPDPATDEMSYEVRDLRVFRSAS; this is encoded by the coding sequence ATGTCTTCATGGCCTCCAGCCGACGAGCCGGTCTTCACCGCCGACTTCGCATCTCCGGAACAGTGGGTCGCGGGCCGCTCCTGGGCCTATCCCGACGGTGGGCCGGTCAACCCGGGGGACGACAAGCTGGACCACCTCGTCGCGGACCCCACGTACAGCCGCGCGGGCACGTTCCGGGCGACGCGGCGCGGCGACGGACTCTGGGACACCGGGCTGCTGACGACGGAGGGCAGCGCCGAGGGGTTCGAGGTCCGCGCGGGGGACGTCCTGGAGGCGCGGGTGAGACTCCCGGAGGAGACCGGCGCCTGGCCGGCGATCTGGACCTGGCGGGACGGCGGCCAGGAGGTCGACGTCTTCGAGTACCACCCGGACAACCCCGATCTGCTGGAGCTGTCGAACCGGGTGCGCGGCGGATACCACTACCACCGCGCGCCCGGTATCCGGCCCGGTGGCTGGGTGCGCCTGCGCGTCAAGCTCGGCGCCCGCTCGGTGGTGTGGTGGGTCGACGACGTCGAGGTCTTCTCCGACGGGCGGGGCGTCGGGCGGTCCTGGCACGCCTACCTGATCGTCAACCTCTCCGTCTGTGCCGGGCGGTACCACCCGGTCCCGGACCCGGCGACGGACGAGATGTCGTACGAGGTGCGTGATCTGCGCGTCTTCAGGTCGGCGTCATGA
- a CDS encoding SpoIIE family protein phosphatase — protein sequence MSTESGLDPAVFDDTVAAVALLAGPGDRLIYTNSAFTRMFGPRPIGAPVLEAFPDPDAWRFLSVVADVRATGHARQVAGAREPDPGAAEQARYFVYSCSPVVTREGAGFLLVAMDTSAETCTLQRYEALVSAVSQMVWVMRTDGTMEELVPGWEKLTGIPWRPHADEGWYTHIHPRDRERLRAAWQAAAVDGPPDVFQCTFRVRAADGSYRHMATRGVPVLRDGRVAEWIAATADIEDTWGARLRERLLAQVAAVSGPSLDEAFAEVVKVVVPELTDACLILLLSSEEWPLPERARVTARRVASATRPGLPAPPALRGQRVTLSAAVRDILESRTPHTFQFPAGGPVPPDLVPVVTERWLVASGATSLTLIPLVVDDIVLGYAATSSNGDTPVPGAAETELLRDVLRHAQRPIRQALDLQQARRTALGLQRAHLTCPPTVPGADLTACYAPASSADEIGGDWYDAYPLPDGTLALDIGDVAGHDLTAATAMGQMRSMLRALAYSGGPGSGPAQVLARLDEVAEGLDAAPFTTAVHARLNRRDDGRWLLVWSNAGHPPPLLIPAHGDPYFLTGSGEDPPLCVVPGFARTAHTHLLEPGDALLLHTDGLIETPIASLDDGQRRLAAQAARHRGEPLPELLERLQEISDHRDDTAMIVFRARRSR from the coding sequence GTGAGTACGGAGTCCGGGCTCGATCCCGCCGTGTTCGACGACACGGTCGCGGCGGTCGCGCTGCTCGCCGGGCCCGGGGACCGGTTGATCTACACGAACTCGGCGTTCACCCGGATGTTCGGCCCGCGGCCCATCGGCGCGCCGGTGCTCGAGGCGTTCCCGGATCCCGACGCATGGCGGTTCCTCTCCGTCGTGGCGGACGTACGGGCCACCGGGCACGCCCGGCAGGTCGCCGGGGCGCGCGAGCCGGATCCGGGGGCCGCGGAGCAGGCCCGGTACTTCGTGTACTCGTGCAGTCCCGTCGTCACCCGGGAGGGCGCGGGGTTCCTGCTCGTGGCGATGGACACCAGCGCCGAGACGTGCACGCTCCAGCGGTACGAGGCGCTGGTCTCGGCCGTGTCGCAGATGGTCTGGGTGATGCGCACCGACGGAACGATGGAGGAACTCGTCCCCGGCTGGGAGAAGCTCACCGGAATCCCCTGGCGCCCGCACGCCGACGAGGGCTGGTACACGCACATCCACCCGCGCGACCGCGAGCGGCTGAGGGCGGCCTGGCAGGCCGCCGCCGTGGACGGCCCGCCCGATGTCTTCCAGTGCACCTTCCGCGTGCGCGCGGCGGACGGCTCGTACCGGCACATGGCCACGCGCGGGGTGCCCGTGCTGCGTGACGGCCGGGTCGCGGAGTGGATCGCGGCGACCGCGGACATCGAGGACACCTGGGGCGCCCGGTTGCGCGAGCGGCTGCTCGCGCAGGTGGCGGCCGTGTCCGGGCCGAGTCTGGACGAGGCGTTCGCCGAGGTGGTGAAGGTCGTCGTGCCCGAACTCACCGACGCCTGCCTGATCCTGCTGCTGTCCAGCGAGGAGTGGCCGCTGCCCGAGCGCGCCCGGGTCACCGCGCGCCGGGTCGCCTCCGCGACCCGGCCCGGTCTGCCCGCACCGCCGGCGCTGCGCGGGCAGCGGGTGACGTTGTCCGCCGCCGTACGGGACATCCTGGAGAGCCGTACGCCGCACACGTTCCAGTTCCCCGCGGGCGGTCCGGTCCCGCCGGACCTCGTCCCGGTGGTGACCGAGCGGTGGCTCGTCGCGTCGGGGGCGACGAGTCTGACGCTGATCCCCCTGGTCGTCGATGACATCGTGCTCGGATACGCCGCCACCAGCAGCAACGGCGACACGCCCGTTCCGGGGGCCGCCGAGACCGAGTTGCTGCGGGACGTGCTGCGGCACGCGCAGCGGCCGATCCGCCAGGCCCTCGACCTCCAGCAGGCCCGCCGCACCGCGCTCGGACTGCAGCGCGCCCACCTCACCTGCCCGCCCACCGTCCCGGGGGCGGATCTGACCGCCTGCTACGCGCCGGCCAGTTCCGCGGACGAGATCGGCGGCGACTGGTACGACGCGTACCCACTCCCCGACGGCACGCTGGCCCTCGACATCGGTGACGTCGCCGGCCACGACCTGACCGCCGCCACCGCCATGGGGCAGATGCGCAGCATGCTGCGCGCGCTGGCCTACAGCGGCGGCCCGGGTTCGGGTCCGGCGCAGGTACTCGCCCGGCTGGACGAGGTCGCCGAGGGCCTGGACGCGGCGCCGTTCACCACCGCCGTGCACGCCCGCCTGAACCGGCGGGACGACGGCCGATGGCTGCTGGTCTGGTCGAACGCCGGTCACCCGCCGCCGCTGCTGATTCCCGCGCACGGCGACCCGTATTTCCTCACCGGCTCGGGCGAGGATCCGCCGTTGTGCGTCGTCCCCGGCTTCGCCCGTACCGCCCACACGCATCTGCTGGAGCCGGGCGACGCTCTCCTGCTCCACACCGACGGACTCATCGAGACGCCGATCGCCTCGCTCGACGACGGGCAACGTCGCCTGGCCGCGCAGGCGGCACGCCACCGCGGTGAACCCCTGCCCGAACTCCTGGAACGTCTCCAGGAGATCTCGGACCACCGCGACGACACCGCCATGATCGTCTTCCGCGCTCGACGAAGCCGGTGA
- a CDS encoding DUF2867 domain-containing protein — protein sequence MSRRAATDYTEQPWRIHALTRDFTVEDVWAFRTPGAGPGDFPAMLAAMRAAGGPATQTLPVRFLFAVRWKLGALLGWDKAAAGVGRRVDSLRDRLPDDLRAAPRGPDDENMPLKAVYELDSEAARELANKTVHTVMHLGWVRGADGDHELRMAVLVKPNGRFGRYYMAAIAPFRYLVVYPALTRQWERAWLEHGRQARGAAGGPGRS from the coding sequence GTGTCACGACGCGCAGCGACCGACTACACCGAGCAGCCCTGGCGCATCCACGCGCTCACCCGCGACTTCACTGTCGAGGACGTCTGGGCCTTCCGCACCCCCGGAGCCGGGCCGGGCGACTTCCCGGCGATGCTCGCCGCCATGCGGGCGGCCGGCGGCCCGGCGACACAGACCCTGCCCGTGAGATTCCTGTTCGCCGTGCGCTGGAAGCTCGGCGCGCTCCTCGGCTGGGACAAGGCCGCGGCGGGAGTCGGCAGGCGGGTCGACTCGCTCCGGGACCGCCTGCCCGACGATCTGCGCGCCGCGCCCCGCGGCCCGGACGACGAGAACATGCCGCTCAAGGCGGTCTACGAGCTCGACTCGGAGGCCGCGCGCGAGCTCGCGAACAAGACCGTGCACACGGTGATGCACCTCGGCTGGGTCCGGGGCGCCGACGGCGATCACGAGCTGCGGATGGCCGTGCTCGTCAAGCCCAACGGCCGCTTCGGTCGGTACTACATGGCCGCGATCGCCCCGTTCCGCTACCTCGTCGTCTATCCGGCCCTGACCAGGCAGTGGGAGCGCGCCTGGCTGGAGCACGGCCGTCAGGCTCGCGGCGCGGCCGGTGGCCCGGGCCGCTCATGA